Within the Osmerus mordax isolate fOsmMor3 chromosome 6, fOsmMor3.pri, whole genome shotgun sequence genome, the region TCCTGTCTGAGACTGTGTTAAACATCTATAGAAGTATGCCTGACTCTGtatctaaacatatacagaagTTCACACCTGAGACTGTGCCCTGAACATCTGTAACAGCTCCAGACTCTCCTCGGTGGGCAGATTGGACCGTCCGCAGGGCACGCGCGCCAGCTCCTCCCGGCACTTTGCGGTCTTGTTCTTACAGAATATGTCCACCACTATGTTCTCATCCAGGCCGCTGACAGCGCACTCGTAGAAGGTCCCATTGAGcagagccacacacagccacatgaCTGGTGCCACGCAAGCCCCGGTGAAGATGCTGGCGACCGCCCTCATGCAGCCGAGGCTGTTCCCCCGGGGACAAAGCTTCATGGGGTTCAGGCAGCAGCCAGTGAAGAGGCGCCATAGACGCGTGCTGAAGAACAGACCCAGCAGGAGCAGGACCAGCGCCGGGCCCATCAGGAAGGTCAGCCCGTAGGCGAAGTTCTGGCTGTGGTTGCAGGGGCACTGGAAGGAGACCATGGAGaagaccctctcccctccaatgGTCATGAGAGCCATGAAGCTGTAGCCTAAGGTGGCTTTCTGGTTCATGAAGAAACGCAGGACGGTCTGGAAGTTATCCATGTTGGCCGTGAGGCGGGTTGAAACACGATCCAGGGTGAAAAGAACTCAAGGAACGACCAATTGTTGAACAGAAATCTGAAGAGGTATTTGTCTTGGGAGGTTGGGAGGTAAGAGTGTAATTCGTAATTCCTAACTCCAACTGCCTCTCACCGTCTCACTTCAACTTACAAGAAAACAAACATCTGTCAACAGCCTCAGCCCCTCCCGTTCCCTTCTTTCCGGATCAGTCTCTTTCTGATTCCCTcggctcctccctttctctctgtctctgtatctccaCGCCTCTGCTCTCCACCCATGTTCACACAGGCTTTGTCTTTCTACGCTTCCAAACCACTCCCT harbors:
- the LOC136944116 gene encoding calcium homeostasis modulator protein 5-like produces the protein MDNFQTVLRFFMNQKATLGYSFMALMTIGGERVFSMVSFQCPCNHSQNFAYGLTFLMGPALVLLLLGLFFSTRLWRLFTGCCLNPMKLCPRGNSLGCMRAVASIFTGACVAPVMWLCVALLNGTFYECAVSGLDENIVVDIFCKNKTAKCREELARVPCGRSNLPTEESLELLQMFRAQSQILGWVIIITATSVGLIGTCCTNCRSRVSYLQLTFWKRYMEKERDQFDTYATDYASKLADRNLKSFFENQEPEAFPFPNHKAWEQISSLYTFSDSEQCYSTLQRYVERVDKDYNSENRPVMCKMDVEA